The Raphanus sativus cultivar WK10039 unplaced genomic scaffold, ASM80110v3 Scaffold2171, whole genome shotgun sequence region AGGGTTAAAAATTGTTGGACCGAATTCGACCACGAGTTTATGAAAGATCCACTGCACCCGTACCGAATCTAGTTGGAAGAAGTGTGATTCACGAAAATACCATGCAACGTAACATTAGTCATTGCAAAATATTTAACGGGTTTGCCAACTCTAATGATAGCATGCATGCACCGGAGAGTTTTGTCAGAGTAATGATAAGTTTGACAACACAAAAGGACGTATATAGTACGGATCACCAGACGAAAGATGTATATACTGATCTGGACATCATGTAATTCTACAGAAACCATTCTTGAACATTTGACGGGAGGGATGTTAAGTTTCAGAGACCAATTTCAATCTTTATCTTTCGTTCCTAAGCAGCTACCATATAATCAAATTCATTGGATACCCTTTTAGCCAATAAAGCTTTGTCCTTATGATACTTTTTCTCTCCATCCAGTCTCGTGTTTATACTGACTAAAACGTCATAAGAAACGAGAAAGTCACCTCCTCTTGTCGCACAAAAAAGTCACCTCCTCTTGTCTTGTCGCATATTTCATCGTCATTAATCTCTGATTGTATTATCTCCACGAACCTGCTCTCTGAACCCATTACACTGAAGCTCATTCCACATAAACACCTGTAAATTAATCTCGAACACAAATTATTCACATTGTTAATACAAGGAAACGGCATAAATGAATTATGAATCGATCAACagttacatttatttttttctatttgattttcaaaataatatatataatactactattaaaatatatttacatatctaagagAAAACCAATCTAAATGAAAATCacaaattattcaaaacttTAATCTATTTAGAACAAAAAATCATGGTTGAATTCAAAAAAATTTGATGTTATCTAATATACTAAAGTGATAATCAAACTAATCATATATTACATATGCAAAATCGCAtgtctatataatatatattatttataaaaattataaaataattaaaattaaaattaaactattaataaattattacaatatattattttataaatatttatatccgtacATGATcacgggagaatcacctagttaatttttataaaactagtTAAACTTAAAAGTACAGAAACCAGAACCTGAATTTTTAAATGAGtattaaaaaattaggaaaatagCAAACAACTATATAAATCgtatattatttttggaaaaatatctTAAAGTTCTAGTGATATGTAAAACCATACAAATTTGGGTACAGAATAACCTTTTAATTGTTGACAAAAAGCTATTGTAATTTTTGTGACTTAGGAAAAGTTAATTGAAATCATCTGTATCAGCCGAATTTGagaaatattatcttatttattattgaaaatgataATTGTTTTTCACATGCCATCATATCATTCATGCATTTATAGGTAGCTAAGATTTTTTCCAACCTTTAGCACTTTAAAATAACTGAATTTTTATGTCAGGATATATTAGATATGTTAATGATGCCTTGATGATTAGATGTACCATAGCAAACGAAAAAAATAATTGCATCTAAAggtaaaaataaacaaaacaaaaggacATGTAAGATCTAAAATGGAACAAACATAGACTTTTTTTATAAGCCACCAACATAAACTTATGAAAAGTACCTTTAACAGAAATGACAggagaaatataaaaattattacatGGTGGTATTTGCGtgaataaaactaaatatctcTTGGATGGAACTTGCAATGTCTTCTGCAGTAAACCTCGTCTCACTTGTAATCTGCACGTGTGTTATACCTACCTGATGTTATCTTTTTGCGGTTGCTAGATACTATAACAATATCAATTCGTAATACATATGTATCTTCTTTGTAACTATCCTTTATGATTTTCTCTTTTCTGTGTAGAGGGAAACCAAACCTGTAACTAGGTGTTGCTGTAAACCTTTTTCCTTTTAACTTTGTACTGCCctggtttttatttaataaaatttggaaTTATACCATACATTTAAATAATGCATATGCTTATAATGACAAAGctatatgtaatttatatatattatctaattgtaattgagttttatatatatacatggcTATTGCCTATTTAGTAAACCCATTATCCATGTAATCGCCACTAAGCAATCATCCACCCAATGATAGAAACTGCACTAGCTAGTCACTAGACTATTACTTTTTTCCCATAGCTTactaaaaaattaacatttatattaaaGCAGTCCAAACATATGGGTAAAAAATTTGATATGTACTATGTACTTATATATAAAACTCCTATAATGATGAAGTAAGAAAGTAAAACTTGCCTTGACATTGAAGGAATAGAGGACAGTTTGTTCCATGGTAGTGATGTTAGTGTGAAGGATAGAGAGATGAAGATCCTCCAAAGCAGCAATAGTCTTAATCAGTTGTCCTGGTCTTCTTCTTGAAAGTATCTTGATCATAGCGTCAAACCCTAGCAGCTTCACCTCCACATCAGCCAAGCACGACTTGTTCTCCGCTGTTTCTTCCTGGAGCCCTCCTCCTCCACCCTCTAGTTCAGTTACATTTCCGGTACTAGTTAGCGGGTTAACAACCGAAGTTATTGGTGAAGAAGAAGTCATTGTCGTGGTCATGTCCCCAATTTGCCTATTACCGGTTTCTCCGAGGATTCTCCGACGCTTTTGTGACTCCAGGCATTGTAGGAGTTGCTCCAGCTCTCTCACAAACTCTATTGCTCCACCTATGATCGACGCTTGATCTCCCTGTTGAATACATGCATAGTAAAAAAAACTGCTCACGGACAGTc contains the following coding sequences:
- the LOC130494307 gene encoding transcription factor FAMA-like isoform X1, with the protein product MDKDYSAPNFLGESSGGNDDNNSGMIDYMFNRNLQQQKQSMPQQHQLSPSGFGATPAFDKMSFADVMQFADFGPKLALNQTGNQENQETGMDPVYFLKFPVLNDKIEDHNQTHNLMSQEGGECEGNIGNVFLEEKENQDVENDNNSVQLRFIGGEEEEERENKNDTTKEVKSKRKRARTSKTSEEVESQRMTHIAVERNRRKQMNEHLRVLRSLMPGSYVQRGDQASIIGGAIEFVRELEQLLQCLESQKRRRILGETGNRQIGDMTTTMTSSSPITSVVNPLTSTGNVTELEGGGGGLQEETAENKSCLADVEVKLLGFDAMIKILSRRRPGQLIKTIAALEDLHLSILHTNITTMEQTVLYSFNVKGSTKLKGKRFTATPSYRLQVRRGLLQKTLQVPSKRYLVLFTQIPPCNNFYISPVISVKGTFHKFMLVAYKKSLCLFHFRSYMSFCFVYFYL